From Nitrobacter sp. NHB1, a single genomic window includes:
- a CDS encoding YbaN family protein, protein MRGVFLVLGIGLVALGFIGAFLPVLPTTPFLILAAACFARSSPRLENWLLQHPRFGSLLRGWRERGAIPVKAKLMALGGTAIGFAGFWFGSHPGPWLTAAVALLMLTGLTYVFTRPS, encoded by the coding sequence ATGCGCGGTGTCTTTCTGGTGCTGGGTATCGGGCTCGTCGCACTCGGCTTCATCGGCGCGTTCCTGCCGGTGCTGCCGACGACGCCATTCCTGATCCTGGCCGCCGCCTGTTTCGCGCGTTCCTCGCCCCGGCTGGAAAACTGGCTGTTGCAGCATCCGCGTTTCGGCTCGCTGCTGCGCGGCTGGCGCGAGCGCGGCGCGATTCCCGTTAAGGCCAAGCTGATGGCACTGGGCGGCACGGCTATCGGTTTTGCGGGTTTCTGGTTCGGCAGCCATCCGGGACCGTGGCTCACGGCGGCAGTGGCGCTGCTGATGCTGACCGGGCTGACTTACGTCTTTACGCGGCCGTCATAG
- a CDS encoding small ribosomal subunit Rsm22 family protein, whose protein sequence is MIAPDLPAELKVALQRKAEGLSRNDAAVRAAAISQTYRGGGGSGAIRSESDALAYALARMPATYAAVVACLNALREIRPDFAPDSLLDVGAGPGTATWATAQAFDSLCEFTAIDANPALRTLALDLAADQARLHDLRYAQSEASGGLRDAAASADLVVASYVIGEMNADRQAALADLMWAASRDMLLVVEPGTPAGYQRILDLRRRLVAQGAYVIAPCPHNEECPLVTFSAKHVLGRDPRMDTASREENASKQKAAPDWCHFVQRLPRSRAHKYIKGAELPFEDEKFSYVALARTPARQHPARVLAPPLVTKAGMRVKLCQPDGRAGLTTFSRRDKAAYARVRRISWGDTVNLAET, encoded by the coding sequence ATGATCGCTCCCGATCTCCCTGCCGAATTGAAGGTCGCATTGCAGCGGAAGGCTGAAGGCCTCTCCCGCAACGATGCCGCGGTTCGCGCGGCGGCGATCTCGCAAACTTATCGCGGCGGCGGCGGCTCGGGAGCGATCCGGAGCGAATCCGACGCACTTGCCTATGCGCTGGCGCGGATGCCCGCGACCTATGCGGCCGTCGTCGCCTGCCTCAATGCGCTCCGCGAGATACGCCCGGACTTCGCGCCGGACAGCCTGCTCGATGTCGGCGCCGGACCCGGCACCGCGACATGGGCGACGGCGCAGGCGTTCGATTCTCTCTGCGAATTCACCGCGATCGACGCCAATCCGGCGCTGCGGACGCTTGCGCTCGACCTCGCCGCCGATCAGGCGCGGCTACACGACCTCCGCTATGCGCAAAGCGAAGCATCAGGCGGGCTCCGCGATGCGGCCGCGAGCGCCGATCTCGTCGTCGCGAGCTATGTCATCGGCGAAATGAATGCCGACCGGCAGGCTGCACTCGCCGATCTCATGTGGGCGGCCAGCCGCGACATGCTGCTGGTCGTCGAACCCGGTACGCCCGCGGGCTATCAACGCATCCTCGACCTACGCCGCCGGCTGGTTGCCCAAGGCGCGTATGTCATTGCGCCCTGCCCGCACAACGAAGAATGTCCGCTCGTAACGTTTTCAGCGAAGCATGTCCTCGGGCGTGACCCGAGGATGGATACCGCTTCGCGTGAAGAAAACGCGTCAAAACAAAAAGCCGCGCCGGACTGGTGCCATTTCGTGCAGCGACTGCCGCGATCGCGCGCGCACAAGTACATCAAGGGCGCGGAGCTTCCTTTCGAGGATGAGAAATTCAGCTATGTCGCGCTGGCCCGAACGCCCGCCCGGCAACATCCGGCGCGGGTGCTGGCGCCGCCGCTGGTCACCAAGGCGGGGATGCGCGTCAAGCTATGCCAACCGGACGGGCGCGCCGGCCTCACGACATTTTCCCGTCGCGACAAGGCCGCCTATGCCCGCGTACGCCGGATCAGTTGGGGCGACACCGTCAACCTGGCCGAGACGTGA
- a CDS encoding M48 family metallopeptidase, producing the protein MAAYGLYTHIASNRIRSMFLLAGLFVLIYVMVFAGALIAEVLQFDTGRTAAFYLSQAWHDLIVAFPFATAGSALWIVIAYFFHQWMIDAVTGGHDVSRKDQPRLYNLLENLCISRGIPMPKLKVVDTDAVNAFATGLNRRQYAITVTTGLMKALNDREMEAVLGHELTHIRNGDVQLMVVAVVIAGVVGFVAELFFRIFFNSGTRVGGGGWRSSRSSSSGGNSKGGGGGAIIAVILAAALIALAWLLSQMVRMALSRSRELMADAGSVELTKDPDAMISALRKIENRGELPGATSAVMEMCVDNPREGFSDLFATHPSIETRVRALVTYAGGHDPGPMRPHNQPERAATDPKLPGGQEFPPGPWSEPTPPPSATPPARGPWGNHS; encoded by the coding sequence ATGGCAGCCTACGGTCTCTACACCCACATCGCATCGAACAGGATCCGTTCGATGTTTTTGCTCGCCGGGCTGTTCGTCCTGATTTACGTGATGGTGTTCGCCGGCGCGCTGATCGCCGAGGTCTTGCAGTTCGACACCGGCCGCACCGCGGCGTTCTATCTCAGCCAGGCCTGGCACGACCTGATCGTCGCCTTTCCCTTCGCCACGGCGGGTTCCGCGCTGTGGATCGTCATCGCCTATTTCTTCCATCAGTGGATGATCGACGCGGTCACCGGCGGCCATGATGTCAGCCGCAAGGACCAGCCGCGGCTCTACAACCTGCTGGAAAACCTCTGCATCTCGCGCGGCATCCCGATGCCGAAGCTGAAGGTGGTGGACACCGACGCAGTCAACGCCTTCGCCACCGGCCTGAACCGCCGCCAATACGCCATCACCGTCACCACCGGCCTGATGAAGGCGCTCAATGATCGGGAAATGGAAGCGGTGCTCGGCCACGAGCTGACCCACATCCGCAACGGCGACGTGCAGTTGATGGTGGTCGCCGTCGTCATCGCCGGCGTAGTTGGCTTCGTCGCCGAACTGTTCTTCCGCATCTTCTTCAACAGCGGCACGCGGGTCGGCGGCGGAGGCTGGCGTTCGTCCCGCTCTTCCTCCTCCGGCGGCAACAGCAAAGGCGGCGGAGGGGGCGCCATTATCGCCGTGATTCTCGCAGCCGCCCTGATCGCGTTGGCCTGGCTTTTGTCGCAGATGGTGCGGATGGCATTGTCGCGCTCGCGCGAACTGATGGCCGATGCCGGCTCGGTCGAGTTGACCAAGGATCCGGATGCCATGATCTCGGCGCTGCGCAAAATCGAGAACCGCGGCGAGCTTCCGGGCGCGACCTCGGCCGTGATGGAAATGTGCGTCGACAACCCGCGCGAAGGCTTCTCCGACCTGTTCGCCACCCATCCATCGATCGAGACGCGAGTGCGCGCGCTGGTGACATATGCCGGCGGCCACGATCCCGGCCCGATGCGGCCGCACAACCAGCCCGAGCGCGCCGCGACCGATCCAAAGCTGCCCGGCGGACAGGAATTCCCGCCTGGGCCGTGGAGCGAGCCCACGCCGCCGCCCAGCGCGACGCCGCCCGCTCGCGGCCCTTGGGGCAATCACTCCTGA
- a CDS encoding LemA family protein, which translates to MSTGWIVLGAIVVLAVFALLAYNRLVALSQRVGQAFADIDVQLKQRHDLIPNLVETVKGYAAHERGTLDDVVKARNAALSAQGPAQVGAAENQLSGALGRLIALSEAYPDLKANANFQQLAGELSDLENKIAASRRFFNNAVQEYNTAIQQMPAALFAGTFGFTRKEFFDLGASRTAVEQTPQVKF; encoded by the coding sequence ATGTCGACCGGCTGGATTGTTCTCGGCGCCATCGTCGTTCTCGCTGTGTTCGCGCTCCTCGCTTATAACCGGCTGGTCGCACTCAGCCAGCGCGTCGGCCAGGCCTTCGCCGACATCGACGTGCAGCTCAAGCAGCGTCACGACCTGATCCCGAACCTCGTCGAAACCGTGAAAGGCTATGCAGCGCACGAGCGCGGGACGCTGGACGATGTCGTCAAGGCCCGCAACGCCGCGCTGTCAGCGCAGGGCCCGGCGCAGGTCGGCGCCGCCGAGAACCAGTTGAGCGGCGCGCTTGGCCGCCTGATCGCGTTGTCGGAGGCCTATCCGGACCTCAAGGCCAACGCCAACTTCCAGCAGCTCGCCGGCGAACTGTCCGACCTCGAGAACAAGATCGCCGCCAGCCGCCGCTTCTTCAACAACGCGGTCCAGGAATACAATACCGCCATCCAGCAGATGCCGGCGGCGCTGTTCGCCGGGACGTTCGGTTTCACCCGCAAGGAGTTCTTCGACCTCGGCGCCAGCCGCACCGCGGTGGAGCAGACGCCGCAGGTGAAGTTCTGA
- a CDS encoding adenine phosphoribosyltransferase — MTFEDDLQASVRTIPDYPKPGVMFRDITTLLGDARAFRRAVDQLVHPWAGLKIDKVAGIEARGFILGGAVAHQLSAGFVPIRKKGKLPHQTVRMAYALEYGTDEMEMHVDAIAEGQRVILVDDLIATGGTAEGAVKLLRQIGADVVAACFIIDLPDLGGAAKLHAMDVPVRTLMAFGGH, encoded by the coding sequence ATGACCTTCGAAGACGATCTGCAGGCCTCGGTCCGCACCATTCCGGATTATCCGAAGCCGGGGGTCATGTTCCGCGACATCACCACGCTTCTGGGTGACGCGCGCGCGTTCCGCCGCGCGGTCGATCAGCTTGTGCATCCCTGGGCCGGCCTGAAGATCGACAAGGTCGCCGGCATCGAGGCGCGCGGCTTCATCCTCGGCGGTGCAGTGGCGCACCAGCTCTCCGCCGGATTCGTGCCGATCCGCAAGAAGGGCAAGCTGCCGCATCAGACCGTGCGGATGGCCTATGCGCTCGAATACGGCACCGATGAAATGGAAATGCATGTCGACGCCATCGCCGAGGGCCAGCGCGTCATTCTGGTCGACGACCTGATCGCCACCGGCGGCACGGCCGAGGGCGCGGTGAAACTGCTGCGCCAGATCGGCGCCGATGTCGTTGCTGCTTGCTTCATCATTGATCTGCCGGACCTCGGCGGCGCCGCCAAGCTGCACGCGATGGATGTCCCGGTGCGGACGCTGATGGCGTTCGGGGGGCATTGA